The genome window cacacgcacacgtatatatgtatatatttctggcaaagtgattttcatttagattctttagtgatatagtgttgtgtatttgaggttatgtgtcaatcatttgatttcatatatacatatatatcttgtattgtgacaacatagtattgaaggttttgtttctagattattgtgcgtttaatgtgtgtttacatatttgtgtttgatggtagaatttctgtacccaattcctcaagtcgttgcgctgttaattgttttgagcgtttgggctatcgacaggttgtcgcttagtcccaagtgttgcgttgtgtgttctatagtagttttagtttagaaaatagattatttatatgtttatgtagagacatgcatgtttcgtaatgtagttcttattttataattctttactggaacgtaaactagttttaaatatgtatcttagattatcgatttgaatcaataatgtagaatgagcatacatagatttttatatgtttgcatagagacatgcatgtttcgcaGTGTAGTTCttgttttataattctttactggAACGTAAGCTaactttaaatatgtatcttagattatcgatttgaatcaataacgtagaatgcgcatacattaatagtagtttagtttatagattttttatatgtttgcgtagagacatgcatgtttcgtaatgtagttcttattttgtaattctttaccggaatgtaggctagttttaagtatgtatcttagattatcaatttgaatcaataatgtagaaagagcatacattaatagtagtttagtttagaatataatttatatatttatatatagacatgcatgtttcgtaatgtagttcttattttataattctttaccggaatgtaggctagttttaagtatgcatctgtttgatagaatgcgcacacatatatatatgtttctgacaatgtaacttttatttctttaataattcaatattgtatgttttatgtattcgttagactattagtttttgacttcgtatatacttatatttcataaattgttaatatagtattggaagcactgtctctaatatttactagtttattacatgtctagcattagtgtttatacttatatgtaactctccaagttgattgattaaaatatatttatatatacatgtatttctggcgtttcaattatttccccttttgtagctttcttatttcccggtttatttgtttggttcgtaactcgttcaatccattagctggttttatttgttttattttatactggttggatttattagtcgccctcgttttgttaatccttcctttagtttcgtagcgccgtgcgttcgtttgtgcattcaaatccttattcgcgcgttttgtatagaatagttttcttgttcttgttacggcgcgtgcggagcgcgggacgtgacacccccgcccttggagttcaaatttccaaaggaaatttgactgattgtgtcactgagttcgctcaaggcggacgtagatgtcgttggttgttgagtgactactgGTGTTGTCGTCCATcgttcccaggatgtttactgttccagggacgattgtttttcctgtcgctcttctggccaatgtgttcaggACTGCAGTTTTtcctgccgggaacatgacgtggtcccgtagtgcatccaGGTTTTTTTTtcgggatatatatatatatatatatatttcgctcgtggccaacgacgatgatgctgaatatcgccacgtttggcgcacgtccgggcggagtttctgtggtgcgattcccttgccaaacgggtagctccgagtagcattttgttgtatgtcgtacttttacttgtaccggaatgcatttgactatatggaccgcttctcctgcgatcagagCCATgcgtcctgggttttggttatggtgtatgcaaattcgtcgggcggtaagtttgccaagcttaaagcattctctattagtttcttctgtgtgttgcgtctttgtgtcagtatatcatggtataatgttgtcatttgtcgttttactttcgagtttatcagaaataagaataactttttattattattaatatatgtatagaaaaaaagaaaatttttatatttatatatatatatatattatattatttttttctctctctttttttttttattattaaaacttttgttttattttaggttttacgtacatgttatcagtgaaaataaatattatgaatgctgggttataattatatacatatatgcatacgtattgataagtaatatagatgagatttgttttatcgttataaatatataagtatatattatcaataggaattccaattatagcttgtctttgaatatatatatatatat of Bombus vancouverensis nearcticus unplaced genomic scaffold, iyBomVanc1_principal scaffold0139, whole genome shotgun sequence contains these proteins:
- the LOC143305105 gene encoding uncharacterized protein LOC143305105 isoform X3 yields the protein MHLTIWTASPAIRAMRPGFWLWCMQIRRAMDSKSIWFREWRTGALQFYGADCYSLD